From Pseudomonas sp. StFLB209, a single genomic window includes:
- a CDS encoding DEAD/DEAH box helicase: MFSELALHERLLKAVEELKFAEPTPVQAAAIPLALQGHDLRVTAQTGSGKTAAFVLPILNRLIGPAQVRVDIRALILLPTRELAQQTLKEVERFSQFTFIKAGMITGGEDFKVQAAMLRKVPDILIGTPGRLLEHLNAGNLDLKKVEVLVLDEADRMLDMGFSEDVERLTGECPNRQQTLLFSATTGGNALREMTQKVLREPKHLLLNQVSELAEGTRQQIITADHDQHKEAIINWLVANETYQKAIIFTNTKAWADRLYGRLVAQDIKAFVLHGDKDQKDRKAAIDRFKQGGSKVLVATDVAARGLDIDGLDLVINFDMPRSGDDYVHRVGRTGRAGSEGLAISLIDHSDWNLMSSVERYLKQTFERRVIKELKGTYSGPKKVKASGKAVGKKKKTDAKGDKKKTASKTPTKRRTANKPKSELVSQDGLAPLKKRSTPAPAAE, from the coding sequence GTGTTTTCCGAATTAGCCCTGCACGAACGCCTGCTCAAAGCCGTGGAAGAGCTCAAGTTTGCCGAGCCTACACCTGTGCAGGCCGCGGCCATTCCCCTGGCATTGCAAGGGCACGACCTGCGGGTTACGGCGCAGACCGGCAGCGGCAAGACCGCTGCATTCGTACTACCGATCCTCAATCGCCTGATCGGCCCGGCCCAGGTGCGCGTCGATATCCGCGCGCTGATCCTGCTGCCGACCCGCGAGCTGGCCCAGCAAACCCTCAAAGAGGTCGAGCGTTTCTCGCAGTTCACCTTTATCAAGGCCGGGATGATCACCGGCGGCGAGGACTTCAAGGTCCAGGCCGCGATGCTGCGCAAGGTTCCGGACATCCTGATCGGCACCCCGGGTCGCCTGCTCGAACACCTCAATGCCGGCAACCTGGACCTGAAAAAGGTCGAAGTGCTGGTGCTCGATGAAGCCGACCGCATGCTCGACATGGGCTTTTCGGAAGACGTCGAGCGGCTGACCGGCGAATGCCCGAACCGTCAGCAGACCCTGCTGTTCTCGGCGACCACCGGCGGCAATGCGCTGCGCGAAATGACCCAGAAAGTCCTGCGCGAGCCCAAGCACCTGCTGCTCAACCAGGTCAGCGAGCTGGCCGAAGGCACCCGCCAGCAGATCATCACCGCCGACCACGACCAGCACAAAGAGGCGATCATCAACTGGCTGGTGGCCAACGAGACCTACCAGAAGGCAATCATCTTCACCAACACCAAAGCCTGGGCCGACCGCCTGTACGGGCGCTTGGTCGCACAAGACATCAAAGCCTTCGTGCTGCACGGCGACAAAGACCAGAAAGACCGCAAGGCGGCCATCGACCGCTTCAAGCAAGGCGGCTCGAAAGTGCTGGTGGCCACCGACGTCGCGGCCCGCGGTCTGGACATCGACGGTCTGGACCTGGTGATCAACTTCGACATGCCACGCAGCGGCGACGACTACGTGCACCGGGTGGGCCGTACCGGCCGTGCCGGCAGCGAAGGCCTGGCCATTTCGCTGATCGACCACTCCGACTGGAACCTGATGTCGAGCGTCGAGCGTTATCTGAAGCAGACCTTCGAGCGCCGGGTGATCAAGGAACTCAAAGGCACCTACAGCGGGCCGAAGAAGGTCAAGGCTTCCGGTAAAGCGGTCGGCAAAAAGAAAAAGACCGACGCCAAGGGCGACAAGAAAAAAACCGCCAGCAAAACCCCGACCAAGCGTCGCACGGCCAACAAGCCGAAGTCTGAGCTGGTCAGCCAGGACGGCCTGGCGCCGCTGAAAAAGCGCAGCACCCCAGCCCCGGCCGCCGAGTAA
- a CDS encoding ligase-associated DNA damage response exonuclease → MDLVVARPEGLYCPPGDFYIDPWRPVERAVITHGHGDHARTGSRHYLATASGEGILRWRLGQDINLQTLEYGECINHHGVTVSLHPAGHVLGSAQVRLEYQGEVWVASGDYKVEPDGTCATFEPVRCHTFITESTFGLPIYRWTPQAQIFAGINDWWRQNAAQGKASVLFAYAFGKAQRILHGIDPEIGPILAHGSVEPLNRVYREGGIRIPPTQYAGDFKKTDPALRQALIIAPPSAGGSTWMKRFGDYSDAFASGWMMLRGTRRRRGVDRGFVLSDHADWPGLLWAIEQTGAERVMVTHGSVAILVRYLRELGLDAQGFSTEYGEEDDDRTPASEEPAA, encoded by the coding sequence ATGGATCTTGTCGTTGCCCGCCCTGAAGGTCTGTACTGCCCGCCTGGCGACTTCTATATCGACCCGTGGCGCCCGGTAGAGCGGGCGGTGATCACCCATGGCCATGGCGACCACGCGCGCACCGGCAGCCGTCACTACTTGGCCACGGCCAGCGGTGAGGGCATCCTGCGCTGGCGGCTGGGCCAGGACATCAACCTGCAGACCCTCGAATACGGCGAGTGCATTAATCATCATGGCGTGACGGTGAGCCTGCACCCGGCCGGGCATGTGCTGGGCTCTGCGCAGGTGCGTCTGGAATACCAGGGCGAAGTCTGGGTGGCGTCGGGCGATTACAAGGTTGAGCCTGATGGGACCTGCGCCACCTTCGAGCCGGTGCGCTGTCATACCTTTATTACCGAGTCGACCTTTGGCCTGCCGATCTACCGCTGGACGCCACAGGCGCAGATTTTCGCCGGCATCAATGACTGGTGGCGCCAGAACGCCGCGCAGGGTAAAGCCAGCGTGTTGTTCGCCTATGCCTTTGGCAAGGCGCAGCGCATTTTGCATGGCATTGACCCCGAGATCGGGCCGATCCTGGCCCACGGCTCGGTCGAGCCATTGAACCGAGTCTATCGCGAGGGCGGTATTCGCATTCCTCCAACCCAATACGCCGGTGACTTCAAGAAGACTGACCCGGCGCTGCGCCAGGCGCTGATCATTGCGCCGCCATCGGCCGGTGGCAGCACCTGGATGAAACGCTTTGGTGACTACAGCGACGCTTTTGCCAGCGGCTGGATGATGCTGCGCGGCACCCGGCGGCGGCGCGGGGTGGACCGGGGCTTTGTGCTGTCGGACCACGCCGACTGGCCGGGGCTGTTGTGGGCCATCGAGCAGACCGGCGCCGAGCGGGTGATGGTCACCCACGGTTCGGTGGCGATTCTGGTGCGTTATCTGCGCGAGCTGGGCCTGGATGCCCAGGGGTTCAGCACTGAATACGGCGAGGAGGATGACGACCGTACGCCCGCCAGCGAGGAGCCTGCGGCATGA
- a CDS encoding ATP-dependent DNA ligase gives MKAFAELYARLDATTSSNAKLAALHDYFAQAPAEDAAWAVYFLAGGRPRQLVPSRVLREQATALSDLPPWLFEESYQAVGDLAETLSLLLPHAEHSNDEGLAVWLEQHLLPLRGLPPEELAERLPALWAQLDRNSLMVCIKLITGSFRVGVSKLLVTRALAALTGLDSKRIAQRLVGYTDLSHRPGAQAYLKLIAPESDDEHAQRGGQPYPFFLAHALQQPVEQFETLLGPAQDWLVEWKWDGIRAQLVKRDGQLWVWSRGEELMTERFPELHSLAQILPDGTVIDGEIVVWKAAETPADETKDFALSGEPDNAPWVQPFALLQQRIGRKTLGKKLLGDAPVVLLGYDLLEWQGEDWRSHPQHQRRAQLDQLIEASQSPVLLPSPVLSGQNWKALAELREDARRLGVEGMMLKARESLYGVGRTKDMGVWWKWKLDPFSVDAVLIYAQRGHGRRASLYSDYTFAVWDSPPGSSERTLVPFAKAYSGLTDEEMRKVDAIIRKTTVEKFGPVRSVTPTLVFELGFEGIALSKRHKSGIAVRFPRMLRWRQDKPVDEADSLATLQDLLG, from the coding sequence ATGAAAGCCTTTGCCGAACTTTATGCCCGGCTCGACGCCACCACCTCCAGCAACGCCAAGCTGGCGGCGTTGCATGACTATTTTGCCCAGGCGCCGGCCGAGGATGCAGCTTGGGCGGTGTACTTCCTGGCCGGTGGCCGACCACGGCAACTGGTGCCCAGCCGGGTGCTGCGTGAGCAGGCCACGGCGCTGAGCGACCTGCCGCCCTGGCTGTTCGAAGAAAGCTATCAGGCGGTGGGCGACCTGGCCGAAACCCTGTCGTTGCTGCTGCCCCATGCCGAACACAGCAACGATGAGGGCCTGGCAGTGTGGCTGGAGCAACACCTGCTGCCGCTACGTGGCCTGCCACCCGAGGAATTGGCCGAGCGGTTGCCGGCGTTGTGGGCGCAGCTGGACCGCAACAGCCTGATGGTGTGCATCAAGCTGATCACCGGCAGTTTTCGGGTCGGCGTGTCGAAGCTGTTGGTGACCCGCGCCCTCGCCGCACTGACCGGGCTGGACAGCAAGCGCATTGCCCAAAGACTGGTCGGCTATACCGACCTTTCGCACCGTCCTGGTGCGCAGGCTTATCTGAAACTCATCGCCCCGGAGTCTGACGACGAACACGCACAGCGCGGCGGCCAGCCCTACCCGTTTTTTCTGGCCCATGCGTTACAGCAGCCGGTCGAGCAGTTCGAGACCCTGCTCGGCCCCGCGCAAGACTGGCTGGTGGAGTGGAAATGGGATGGTATTCGGGCGCAACTGGTCAAGCGTGATGGGCAGTTGTGGGTTTGGTCGCGGGGTGAAGAACTGATGACCGAACGCTTTCCGGAGCTGCACAGCCTAGCCCAGATACTGCCCGACGGCACAGTGATCGATGGCGAAATAGTGGTCTGGAAAGCCGCCGAGACGCCTGCCGATGAAACAAAGGACTTTGCGCTCAGCGGTGAGCCCGACAACGCGCCTTGGGTACAGCCGTTTGCCCTGCTGCAACAACGCATTGGCCGCAAGACCTTGGGCAAGAAGCTGCTTGGCGATGCGCCGGTGGTGCTGCTCGGCTACGACTTGCTGGAGTGGCAAGGCGAAGACTGGCGCAGCCACCCGCAACACCAGCGCCGCGCGCAACTGGACCAGTTGATCGAGGCCAGCCAGAGCCCGGTGCTGCTGCCCTCGCCGGTACTGAGCGGGCAGAACTGGAAGGCGCTGGCCGAGCTGCGCGAAGACGCCCGCCGCCTGGGCGTCGAAGGGATGATGCTCAAGGCCCGCGAGTCCTTGTATGGGGTCGGGCGCACCAAGGACATGGGCGTGTGGTGGAAGTGGAAGCTCGACCCGTTCAGCGTCGATGCGGTGCTGATCTACGCCCAGCGCGGCCACGGCCGACGCGCCAGCCTGTACAGCGACTACACCTTTGCCGTGTGGGACAGCCCGCCCGGCAGCAGTGAACGCACCCTGGTGCCGTTCGCCAAGGCCTATTCCGGGCTGACCGATGAAGAAATGCGCAAGGTCGATGCAATCATCCGCAAGACCACCGTCGAAAAATTCGGCCCGGTGCGCAGCGTGACACCGACTCTGGTGTTCGAGCTGGGTTTTGAGGGCATTGCGTTGTCCAAGCGCCACAAGAGCGGCATCGCCGTGCGCTTTCCGAGGATGCTGCGCTGGCGCCAGGACAAACCGGTGGACGAAGCCGACAGCCTGGCGACGTTGCAGGATTTGCTGGGGTGA